GGTGCGGATATCCGATCAGTAGTTGAGCCAGGTTCGGGCGAGTGGCGTCGGCTTGCATAACGCCAACGGGTGAAGGGGTTTTACGATTCTCAGCGCATTGAAGCGGGCGTGGATCCCGCTGGTGATGGTGTTGGTCCTGGCCATCGCGGGTTTTGCGGTGTGGCGCATTCGCGGCATTTTCGGTTCTTATCAGTTGCCCACTTACGCGGGCAGCATGACCGACGACAAAAACAACTCCAAGCCCAAGCACGTGGTCTACGAGATCTTCGGCCCGCCCGGAACCGTCGCCGACATCAACTACATCGACAAAGAGGGCGAGCCGCATCAGATCAATGGCGCGGTCTTGCCGTGGTCGATCGAGATCATCACGACGGCACCGTCGATGACGGGAAACATCCTGGCGCAGACGCGTAATGCCGACGGGTTGGGCTGCCGTATCACGGCCAATGACGAGAAAAAAGATGAAAGGTATACCAACGAGGTGAGCGCCTACGTCTACTGCTTTGTGAAGTCTGCATGAGCGGGGCACACGGCGGCGGGGAGCCTACCTTCCTGGCCAAATGGATTCGGCGCCTGTCGATTCCCATCCTTATCTTCTGGGTGCTGTTGGTCGTCGTCTTCGGGACGCAGAAATCGCTCGACACGGTCGGTAAAGAACAGACCGTCTCACTGAGCCCACAAAGTGCGCCGTCCATGCAGGCGATGAAGCACATGGGCCAGATGTTCAAGGAGTCTGACTCCGACAGCGTGGCGATGATTGTGCTCGAGGGGCAAGAACGCCTGGGCCCCGGAGCGCACAAGTTCTACGACGAAATGGTGGCGCAGCTGCGCGCTGACGCCAAACACGTCCAGCACGTGCAGGACTTCTGGGGTGATCCACTCACCGAGGCGGGAGCCCAGAGCACCGACGGCAAGGCCACCTACGTACAGGTGAACCTCGCCGGAAACATGGGCGAGACGCTGTCCAACGAGTCCACCGAAGCGGTCCGCGAAATCGTCAAAAAGGTCGAGGCGAACTGGACCAAGGACGGCGCCAAGCTGCCCGACGGGCTCACGGTGTACGTCACCGGCCCCGGCGCGCTGCAGACCGATATGAACCACGCGGGTGATGGCAGCCTCAAGCTCATCACCGCGCTCACGTTCCTGGTCATCGTGGTGATGCTGCTGTTCTTCTATCGATCGATCTTCACCGTGATCATGGTGTTCCTGTTCGTGGGCGTTCAGTTGAGCGTGGCCCGAGGTGTGATCGCGTTCCTGGGTGACCATCAGATCATCGGGTT
This genomic window from Mycobacteroides chelonae contains:
- a CDS encoding MmpS family transport accessory protein, translating into MVLVLAIAGFAVWRIRGIFGSYQLPTYAGSMTDDKNNSKPKHVVYEIFGPPGTVADINYIDKEGEPHQINGAVLPWSIEIITTAPSMTGNILAQTRNADGLGCRITANDEKKDERYTNEVSAYVYCFVKSA